The Sporomusa termitida genome has a window encoding:
- a CDS encoding aspartate/glutamate racemase family protein yields the protein MKKAGIIGGIGPASTLDYYSGIIEGYRAARQDGQYPGLVIDSINMTEMLGYVAGENWDGLIAMLLAAVKNVKNAGADVAAIASNTPHIVFDQLQEQSPVPLISIVEATCQYVRETGCTRVIVMGTKFTMTNGLYTEKFRQYGLQAFVPDEQEKEAIHNIIFPKLEDGIVVPEDKKKLLGIAEKLITKHHANGLVLGCTELPLMVHAGDLPIEILNTAQIHVRSIVKYMLA from the coding sequence ATGAAAAAAGCTGGGATTATTGGCGGAATCGGCCCTGCATCGACGTTAGACTATTATAGCGGCATTATTGAAGGATACCGTGCCGCAAGGCAGGACGGGCAATATCCGGGTCTTGTAATCGACAGCATAAATATGACAGAAATGTTGGGCTATGTTGCCGGGGAGAATTGGGATGGGTTGATTGCCATGTTGCTGGCGGCAGTAAAAAATGTGAAAAATGCGGGCGCTGACGTTGCGGCGATAGCATCAAATACACCGCATATTGTTTTTGACCAGTTGCAAGAGCAGTCCCCCGTACCTCTGATCAGCATTGTGGAGGCGACCTGTCAATATGTTCGGGAAACGGGATGTACCCGGGTCATTGTAATGGGGACAAAATTCACCATGACAAATGGTCTTTATACCGAAAAATTCCGCCAATATGGACTGCAGGCATTTGTTCCCGATGAACAGGAAAAAGAGGCTATTCATAATATTATTTTTCCTAAACTGGAGGATGGAATCGTCGTGCCGGAGGATAAGAAAAAATTGCTGGGAATTGCAGAAAAACTTATAACGAAACATCATGCCAATGGACTTGTTTTAGGTTGTACAGAACTCCCGCTGATGGTTCATGCCGGCGATTTGCCTATAGAAATTCTGAATACAGCCCAAATTCATGTGCGGTCAATTGTCAAATATATGCTGGCTTAA
- a CDS encoding GNAT family N-acetyltransferase yields MELRVSLDQDLEQILAVHAAAFGGRKGEEIANLVNDLLVDVTALPLLSLVATVKNNIVGHIIFSKAKISPDQAVSSVILAPLAVHSDFQAEELAAN; encoded by the coding sequence ATGGAGCTTAGGGTTTCGCTCGACCAAGATTTAGAGCAGATTTTAGCGGTTCATGCCGCTGCTTTTGGTGGAAGAAAAGGAGAGGAGATTGCTAATCTCGTCAATGATTTGTTAGTAGATGTTACAGCCTTACCACTGTTATCCCTGGTCGCAACTGTAAAAAATAATATTGTCGGACATATTATTTTTTCCAAAGCAAAAATTAGTCCTGACCAGGCAGTTTCATCAGTTATACTAGCACCACTTGCAGTCCATTCAGATTTTCAAGCCGAGGAATTGGCGGCAAATTAA
- a CDS encoding phosphoenolpyruvate synthase: protein MSQYVLNFSDINKSSLAEVGGKGANLGELGRIPGIRVPAGFCVSTRAYADFINTSGAFAALLNGLSGTLLSPEQLKTAGKQIRDHIETLAIPSLIQQDIILAWQETGSQLAYAVRSSATAEDLPGASFAGQQDTFLNVKGEQQLLDCIRKCWASLFTERAIVYRQQNGFEHDKVLLSVVVQQMVFPEVSGIMFTADPVSGNRKTVVIDAGFGLGDALVSGIVAADLYQVQGGTLIKQQIARKETAIYAKPEGGTVNVEIAGERQLVPALAAADAIRLASLGRSIEAHFGNPQDIEWGIAGNEIFILQSRPITTLYPVPPASGDQLRLFVSIGHQQMMTEAMKPLGISVLKTLVPVGKSRPQEESPYLQEVGARLYLDLTDLLGYPQVRKRLPELLLNIDEMIGRAVRDFISRDEFQPSLQPDKKVEPAWLTTAFPTIFAVFRNILYRDNAAAMEEINGFIERQIHENRTKLLAVAGVARITEVQEILSSLIPTVLPRIAPYLGAGLITYKLIAALSQKWVGDAQELGDISKSPTGNVTTEMGLALGDVADAARPYPAVAAYLKQAADDSFFAGLRAVDGGAEVLPVLLAFFEQYGMRGTGEIDVTRPRWREAPTALVPAILSQIAGIRPGQHRLVFAAGKKEAELAADRLLERLQAKPGGFFKARCMRRLIKVHRAFIGLREHPKFFIVQNLAIIKQVLLQEAAQLTAAGVLAAHEDVYWFSLQEFKTIIATQQADYAVVAGRKEQFSNVAKLKPPRVMTSEGEIITANPGASVPAGALPGSPVSAGIVEGCARVILKLEEATMQKGDILVAPYTDPGWTPLFPLAAGLVTEVGGLMTHGAVVAREYGIPAVAGVDNATGKIQNGQRIRVDGTQGFVEFIE, encoded by the coding sequence ATGAGTCAATATGTCCTCAATTTCTCTGACATTAATAAATCAAGTCTGGCCGAGGTCGGCGGCAAAGGGGCAAACCTGGGCGAGCTGGGCCGTATTCCCGGAATCCGGGTGCCGGCAGGTTTTTGTGTTTCAACTAGGGCCTACGCTGATTTTATAAATACAAGTGGGGCGTTTGCGGCGTTATTAAACGGCTTGTCAGGCACTCTTCTATCGCCTGAACAGCTTAAAACGGCAGGGAAGCAGATCAGGGATCATATCGAAACCCTTGCTATTCCAAGTTTGATTCAGCAGGACATTATTCTGGCCTGGCAGGAGACCGGGAGTCAGCTTGCCTATGCTGTCCGTTCCAGCGCGACAGCGGAAGATTTGCCAGGGGCATCTTTTGCCGGCCAGCAGGATACCTTTCTCAATGTTAAGGGAGAGCAGCAGCTCCTGGATTGTATCCGGAAATGCTGGGCATCCCTGTTTACTGAACGGGCTATTGTTTACCGGCAGCAAAATGGGTTTGAACATGATAAGGTACTGTTGTCTGTTGTTGTCCAGCAGATGGTTTTTCCCGAGGTGTCGGGCATCATGTTTACTGCTGACCCGGTTAGCGGCAACCGGAAAACTGTAGTTATCGATGCCGGTTTTGGTCTCGGGGATGCGCTGGTATCAGGTATTGTTGCGGCCGATTTATACCAGGTGCAAGGCGGTACGTTAATTAAGCAGCAGATTGCCAGGAAAGAAACCGCTATTTATGCCAAACCTGAAGGGGGCACAGTTAATGTTGAGATTGCCGGTGAACGGCAGCTGGTTCCGGCTTTAGCGGCTGCCGATGCTATCCGGCTGGCCTCGCTGGGGCGAAGTATTGAAGCGCACTTCGGCAATCCTCAGGATATTGAGTGGGGTATTGCCGGTAACGAAATATTTATTTTACAAAGCCGGCCGATTACCACTCTTTATCCTGTGCCGCCTGCAAGCGGGGATCAGCTGCGTCTGTTCGTGTCAATCGGTCATCAGCAGATGATGACTGAAGCTATGAAACCTCTGGGCATATCGGTGCTGAAAACCCTGGTTCCGGTCGGAAAAAGCCGGCCTCAGGAGGAGAGTCCTTACCTGCAGGAAGTCGGCGCCAGGCTGTATCTGGATCTTACCGATCTGCTCGGCTACCCGCAGGTGAGAAAGAGGCTGCCCGAATTATTGCTGAATATTGACGAAATGATTGGCCGGGCGGTACGGGATTTTATCAGCAGAGATGAGTTCCAGCCGTCATTACAGCCTGACAAAAAGGTGGAACCGGCTTGGCTTACTACAGCCTTTCCTACCATCTTTGCAGTTTTCAGAAATATTCTGTATCGTGATAATGCAGCGGCAATGGAAGAGATAAACGGGTTTATTGAGCGTCAGATTCATGAAAACAGAACAAAACTGCTGGCGGTTGCGGGCGTGGCACGAATTACGGAGGTGCAGGAAATACTGTCCTCGCTGATACCGACAGTGCTGCCCAGGATAGCGCCCTATCTGGGAGCGGGGCTAATTACCTATAAGCTTATTGCGGCCCTGTCTCAAAAATGGGTGGGTGATGCCCAGGAACTGGGTGACATCAGCAAGTCACCAACCGGCAATGTAACCACCGAAATGGGGTTGGCACTGGGCGATGTAGCCGATGCAGCCCGGCCATATCCGGCGGTAGCGGCTTATCTTAAGCAGGCAGCAGACGACTCCTTTTTTGCAGGCTTGCGGGCTGTTGACGGCGGGGCCGAGGTTTTACCTGTGTTGTTAGCTTTCTTTGAGCAATATGGCATGCGGGGGACCGGCGAGATTGATGTCACCCGGCCGCGATGGCGTGAGGCTCCCACCGCTTTGGTGCCTGCTATTCTGAGCCAGATTGCAGGCATCCGGCCGGGGCAGCACCGCCTGGTTTTTGCAGCAGGAAAAAAAGAAGCTGAGCTTGCGGCCGACCGGTTGTTGGAACGATTACAGGCCAAACCGGGCGGTTTTTTCAAAGCCAGATGCATGCGGCGGCTGATCAAGGTTCATCGGGCCTTTATCGGACTGAGAGAACATCCCAAATTTTTTATTGTTCAGAATCTGGCTATCATTAAACAGGTGCTTTTGCAGGAGGCGGCTCAACTGACCGCCGCCGGCGTGCTGGCGGCTCATGAAGATGTTTATTGGTTTTCACTGCAGGAGTTCAAGACAATTATTGCAACCCAACAGGCTGACTATGCAGTTGTCGCCGGGCGCAAGGAGCAATTCAGCAACGTTGCCAAGCTGAAGCCGCCGCGTGTTATGACCAGTGAAGGGGAAATCATTACTGCCAACCCGGGGGCGTCCGTGCCGGCCGGCGCTCTGCCCGGCAGCCCGGTTTCGGCTGGAATCGTTGAGGGCTGCGCCCGCGTCATCCTTAAACTGGAAGAGGCTACAATGCAAAAGGGCGATATCCTGGTGGCCCCTTATACCGACCCTGGCTGGACCCCGTTATTTCCGCTGGCAGCCGGATTGGTGACCGAGGTCGGCGGCCTGATGACCCATGGGGCAGTTGTGGCCCGGGAATACGGTATCCCGGCGGTAGCCGGTGTTGATAATGCAACCGGTAAAATTCAAAACGGGCAGAGAATCCGGGTAGACGGCACACAGGGATTTGTAGAATTTATAGAATAG
- a CDS encoding TIM barrel protein gives MRQLISLSNGPVSQDLSPDNYDWLEPLLARRHLDGIEVELGGPWDLKVLPAQWICGAYLNLGDSWLDFWRQDRQALLRQFGSEAGIKARYGTLDRDEWLEGYRQKIDDARAAGATYLVLPVSEVKPWETYTWQFGATDTEVISAAVEVINELIAPISEAMALLFANQWWPGLRLLDKKLAARLIHGVKHPNIGFMLDTGHLMNTNQKLKTEVESVDYILAVLRKLGPYGRYMRGLHLNCSLSGEYVQRKQKPGNGSPGGPAELLAHLVHIDEHRPFRVPAVKRIIYAVKPELLVHHFRAELVCEWERKIRRQQEALLSPAERRRQGVGICR, from the coding sequence ATGCGGCAGTTAATCAGCCTGTCTAACGGCCCGGTTAGCCAGGACCTCAGTCCGGATAATTATGACTGGCTGGAGCCCTTGCTGGCGCGCCGCCACCTTGATGGCATTGAAGTTGAGCTGGGCGGTCCATGGGATCTCAAGGTTTTACCAGCGCAATGGATCTGCGGCGCATACCTTAACCTGGGAGATTCGTGGCTGGATTTCTGGCGGCAGGACCGCCAGGCACTCCTGCGCCAGTTTGGCAGCGAAGCAGGAATAAAAGCAAGGTATGGGACTTTGGACCGGGATGAATGGCTGGAAGGCTACCGGCAAAAAATCGATGATGCCCGGGCCGCCGGCGCCACGTATCTGGTCTTGCCGGTCAGTGAGGTTAAGCCCTGGGAAACCTATACCTGGCAGTTTGGTGCTACCGACACCGAGGTGATTAGCGCCGCTGTTGAGGTTATTAATGAATTGATAGCCCCGATATCGGAGGCTATGGCGCTGTTATTTGCAAACCAGTGGTGGCCGGGTCTGCGGCTGCTGGACAAAAAGCTGGCGGCCAGGCTGATCCACGGGGTGAAACATCCAAATATTGGCTTCATGCTGGACACCGGGCATTTGATGAATACGAACCAAAAGTTAAAGACTGAGGTCGAAAGTGTGGATTACATCCTGGCGGTGTTGCGCAAACTTGGCCCGTACGGGCGGTATATGCGGGGTTTGCATTTAAACTGTTCGCTGTCAGGGGAATATGTGCAGCGCAAACAAAAGCCGGGAAACGGGAGTCCGGGTGGGCCGGCGGAATTGCTGGCCCACCTGGTGCACATTGATGAGCATCGGCCCTTTAGGGTGCCGGCAGTCAAACGAATTATCTATGCCGTGAAACCGGAGCTATTAGTGCATCACTTCCGGGCCGAGCTGGTCTGCGAGTGGGAACGCAAAATCCGGCGGCAGCAGGAGGCCTTGCTCAGTCCGGCAGAGCGAAGGCGGCAGGGCGTGGGCATTTGCCGGTGA
- a CDS encoding alpha/beta hydrolase: MEPIVIPNGNSRLSGILHPAGRPSETTLIISHGFRGTKEGGGRAVRLAETLATAGLHVIRYDFTPLQSLTCQISELAAVIEYARQAVSKKTILLGRSMGGSASLAAAAADRRIAGLILWSAPWDLTATFQLALGAHYNDLLTEKTLSITDEYGHLLLTADFIHDFKNHDLLAAVKRLSRKPLLILHGTADTIVPVSQAYTIYKLAAGPKELQLYKNSDHHLSGHTTLAGAAIIAWLRKEALL, from the coding sequence ATGGAGCCCATTGTAATTCCTAACGGGAATAGCCGTTTAAGCGGCATACTCCATCCGGCCGGCAGGCCCTCAGAAACAACGCTGATTATTTCTCATGGCTTCCGGGGAACGAAGGAGGGAGGGGGCCGGGCTGTCCGGCTTGCTGAAACACTGGCCACTGCCGGTCTCCATGTAATCCGGTATGACTTTACCCCGCTCCAGAGCTTAACTTGCCAAATCTCCGAGTTGGCTGCCGTTATTGAATATGCCCGCCAGGCTGTCAGCAAAAAAACCATATTGTTGGGCCGCAGCATGGGCGGTAGTGCCTCCCTGGCCGCAGCCGCAGCTGACCGGAGGATAGCAGGCCTTATCCTCTGGTCAGCGCCCTGGGACTTAACAGCTACTTTTCAATTGGCCTTAGGGGCTCACTATAATGATTTGTTAACAGAAAAAACCCTAAGTATAACTGACGAATATGGCCATCTCTTGCTAACCGCTGATTTTATCCACGACTTTAAGAACCATGATCTGCTGGCTGCTGTTAAACGCCTTAGCCGTAAGCCACTGCTTATCCTCCACGGTACTGCCGACACGATTGTGCCTGTCAGCCAGGCTTATACCATTTACAAGCTGGCAGCAGGCCCAAAAGAACTGCAGCTGTACAAAAATAGTGATCACCATTTATCAGGCCACACCACCCTGGCTGGTGCAGCAATTATAGCTTGGCTGAGAAAAGAAGCCTTGCTTTAG
- a CDS encoding TerC family protein → MEFLLALASIMMVNIVLSGDNAVVIAMASRCLPPKQQKMAILWGSAGAIGLRVILTLVAVVLLQIPYVQFIGGILLVWIAAKLLMEDQCAENVEAGGSFMTAIKTIIVADLVMSLDNTLAIAAVAKGDYMLLGLGLALSIPLIIFGSQLIIKIMDKYPVVVYAGAALIAWTAGEMMISDHKIGPVIHGLLPAWLIPAVITAGVLGASVWWRKSRREQAAGAGQSVQQ, encoded by the coding sequence ATGGAGTTTTTGTTAGCGCTGGCTAGTATCATGATGGTGAACATCGTGCTTAGCGGCGACAATGCAGTGGTCATTGCTATGGCCAGCCGTTGTTTGCCCCCCAAGCAGCAAAAGATGGCCATTCTGTGGGGTAGCGCCGGGGCAATAGGGCTGCGGGTTATTTTGACACTTGTAGCGGTTGTACTCTTGCAAATACCCTATGTTCAGTTTATCGGCGGAATACTCCTTGTCTGGATTGCCGCAAAATTGCTGATGGAGGATCAGTGTGCGGAGAATGTCGAAGCCGGCGGTTCCTTCATGACGGCGATCAAGACAATTATTGTTGCCGATTTGGTAATGAGTCTTGACAATACCCTGGCTATTGCGGCTGTGGCCAAAGGCGATTATATGCTGCTGGGGCTGGGGCTGGCTCTCAGTATCCCGCTTATTATTTTCGGCAGTCAGCTTATTATTAAAATTATGGATAAATATCCGGTGGTTGTCTATGCCGGGGCCGCTTTGATTGCCTGGACAGCCGGGGAAATGATGATCAGTGATCATAAAATAGGCCCTGTTATTCACGGGCTGCTGCCGGCGTGGCTAATTCCCGCCGTTATTACCGCTGGCGTGCTGGGGGCAAGTGTCTGGTGGCGGAAAAGCCGCCGGGAGCAAGCGGCCGGCGCCGGTCAGTCTGTCCAGCAATAA
- a CDS encoding penicillin-binding protein — protein MVAMPAHTKKRLALFLLLTIAALGGLAARIAWIQFGEGQQLSAKARNQLRENRIMQSPRGTIYDRNGRELAVSTMTKSLYANPREVKDAAALADLLAAALNISPAGIRERLATGASFVWIKRTLEPEQAKAVTLLIKEHGLTGLGFVEESKRYYPNDSLAAQVLGFVGTDDIGLEGIEMTLDKTIKGRELKQVIDTDSHGTPIFKSIFSFIPEKQGKSVYLTIDSTIQYIVERSLDEAMAKTGAKAATVIIMQPKTGEILAMASRPTYNPNQFERYSPEQWKNRAVSIIYEPGSTFKSVIAAAALEDGKVRPEERFVDKGFVEISGRRIKNWSDESYGEVSFTDIIKNSINTGFVEVGMRVGAAKLTSYVRDFGFGKRSDIELPGEEAGLMFDPKEMRDSDTATMSIGQSIAVTPIQLTAAIAAIANDGVLLKPRIIREYRNDDGTLAEIFEPIAVRQAISPETARILTGMLEKVVSEGGGKKATVKGYRFAGKTGTAEKLKPEGNGYLAGHYIASFGGYGPVEDPQVAALVVLDDPAGFYYGGEIAAPVFSDIMSQVMRYLNIRPYDGNPLLPPAPAAAGVEQPDSVPAAQRPSAPLPPGHVSMPALSGKTIREAGEELHSLGLTFVPVGTGTAVKQNVAPYTAVKQGTEIIVHFEPK, from the coding sequence ATGGTGGCAATGCCTGCACATACAAAAAAACGTTTGGCTTTGTTTCTGCTTTTAACAATAGCGGCGCTGGGTGGTTTGGCGGCTAGAATTGCCTGGATTCAGTTTGGCGAAGGTCAGCAGCTTAGTGCTAAAGCGCGGAACCAGCTTAGGGAAAACCGGATTATGCAGTCGCCGCGCGGCACTATTTATGACCGTAATGGCCGGGAACTGGCTGTCAGCACTATGACAAAATCATTATACGCTAATCCCCGGGAGGTCAAGGATGCCGCGGCGCTGGCCGATCTGCTCGCTGCTGCTCTTAATATCAGTCCGGCGGGAATCAGAGAACGCCTGGCCACAGGCGCAAGTTTTGTATGGATAAAACGGACCCTTGAGCCGGAGCAGGCTAAGGCTGTCACACTGCTGATTAAGGAACATGGGCTGACAGGCCTTGGCTTTGTTGAAGAGAGTAAACGTTATTATCCTAATGACAGCCTGGCAGCTCAGGTATTGGGTTTTGTCGGTACCGATGATATTGGTCTGGAAGGGATTGAAATGACGCTTGATAAGACCATTAAAGGGCGGGAACTCAAGCAGGTTATAGATACCGACAGTCATGGCACGCCGATATTTAAATCAATATTTTCATTTATTCCTGAGAAGCAGGGTAAATCGGTTTATTTGACCATCGACAGTACCATTCAATACATCGTAGAGCGGTCACTTGATGAGGCTATGGCCAAGACCGGAGCGAAGGCCGCTACCGTAATTATTATGCAGCCGAAAACGGGAGAAATTCTGGCGATGGCCAGCCGGCCTACCTATAACCCTAATCAGTTTGAGCGCTACAGCCCGGAACAGTGGAAAAACCGGGCGGTCTCTATCATCTACGAGCCTGGTTCAACGTTTAAGTCAGTTATTGCCGCCGCTGCCCTGGAGGACGGCAAGGTGCGGCCGGAGGAGCGTTTTGTTGATAAGGGTTTTGTTGAAATTTCGGGACGGCGAATAAAAAACTGGAGTGATGAAAGTTACGGGGAGGTATCCTTTACCGATATTATCAAGAACTCAATTAATACCGGCTTTGTTGAGGTCGGTATGCGGGTGGGGGCAGCCAAGCTAACAAGTTATGTGCGTGACTTTGGCTTTGGCAAGCGGTCAGATATTGAATTGCCCGGTGAGGAAGCAGGGCTGATGTTTGATCCTAAAGAAATGCGGGACAGCGATACGGCGACCATGTCCATTGGGCAGAGTATTGCTGTTACGCCTATTCAACTGACAGCGGCCATTGCCGCCATTGCGAATGACGGTGTATTGCTGAAACCGCGAATTATCAGAGAATATCGTAATGATGACGGTACCTTGGCAGAAATATTTGAGCCTATCGCTGTCCGTCAGGCCATCAGTCCGGAAACCGCGCGGATACTCACCGGTATGCTGGAGAAGGTTGTCAGTGAAGGCGGCGGTAAAAAAGCAACGGTAAAAGGTTACCGTTTTGCCGGTAAAACGGGAACTGCCGAAAAGCTGAAACCTGAAGGCAATGGCTATTTGGCTGGTCACTATATTGCTTCTTTTGGCGGGTATGGTCCTGTTGAAGATCCGCAGGTTGCCGCTCTTGTTGTCTTAGACGATCCGGCCGGATTTTATTATGGCGGCGAGATTGCCGCCCCGGTATTCAGCGATATTATGTCGCAGGTGATGCGATATCTGAATATCAGGCCTTATGACGGTAATCCGCTGCTGCCGCCTGCTCCCGCCGCTGCCGGCGTTGAGCAGCCAGACTCTGTGCCTGCTGCCCAAAGGCCTTCGGCGCCGCTGCCGCCCGGGCATGTGTCGATGCCGGCACTAAGCGGCAAGACGATCAGAGAAGCAGGGGAAGAACTGCACAGCCTGGGTCTGACTTTTGTGCCTGTAGGGACAGGCACCGCAGTCAAGCAAAACGTCGCTCCCTACACGGCCGTAAAACAGGGAACGGAAATCATTGTTCACTTTGAACCAAAGTAG
- the polX gene encoding DNA polymerase/3'-5' exonuclease PolX translates to MSDKYELARLLAEIAQLLELGGENIFKIRAYQNAARTIEKFDGNLTDPDAEARLTGLKGIGQALREIIHEYIATGRISYYEELKSSLPPGLFELMALPGLGAKKAWALHAQLGIQSLGELEYACRENRLVTLAGFGSKTQERILQGIEDMKKFRGQFILGDAWPVADLLVEYIKLQPGVERAAIVGSIRRGVEVVSSIEILAACSAPAGLAAGIRGMQGSDHVISDEADKCVIRLVNGLICTIYIVGADEYWPALVYHTGSSGYVAKLADQARRQGLLFSAAGLQTASGEPVAVPDEQGLYSRLQVNYAEPECREDEDKLSPAGSEQAVLMSLSDIRGIFHVHTSYSDGSASLADMAAAARQRGWKYLGIADHSRTAVYARGLSIETVRAQRREIEAWNAKQAGFIILAGIESDILPDGSLDYPDEILAGFDFVVASVHSAFRQSEADMTRRIVKAVQNRYVTMLGHPTGRLLLGRKGYAVNLTEVIQAAAHSGTILEINASPHRLDLDWRWCRLAKEQGVLFAINPDAHAVSEFDYMRYGVAVARKAGLAAGDIINTQPFPAVLPLLQQKRQ, encoded by the coding sequence ATGAGCGATAAATATGAATTGGCCCGGTTATTGGCTGAAATTGCCCAACTCCTGGAACTGGGCGGTGAGAATATCTTCAAAATCCGGGCTTATCAGAATGCAGCCCGCACGATTGAAAAATTTGACGGTAATCTTACTGATCCTGATGCAGAGGCAAGATTAACAGGCCTCAAGGGAATTGGCCAGGCCCTCAGGGAAATAATTCACGAATACATTGCGACAGGGCGGATAAGCTATTATGAAGAACTCAAAAGCAGTTTGCCGCCGGGACTCTTCGAACTGATGGCACTTCCCGGTCTGGGAGCCAAGAAAGCTTGGGCCCTGCATGCGCAGCTTGGTATCCAGTCATTGGGGGAACTTGAATATGCCTGCCGGGAAAACCGGCTGGTAACCTTGGCCGGTTTTGGCAGCAAAACCCAGGAAAGGATTTTACAGGGTATTGAAGATATGAAAAAATTTCGAGGCCAGTTTATCCTTGGTGACGCGTGGCCGGTAGCCGATCTGCTTGTCGAATATATAAAACTCCAGCCGGGCGTGGAGCGGGCTGCGATTGTCGGCAGCATTCGCAGAGGGGTAGAAGTTGTCAGCTCGATTGAGATTTTAGCGGCCTGTTCTGCCCCGGCCGGCCTGGCAGCCGGTATAAGGGGTATGCAGGGCAGCGATCACGTCATTAGTGATGAGGCCGATAAATGTGTAATCAGGCTGGTAAATGGCCTTATTTGTACGATTTATATTGTTGGTGCTGATGAATACTGGCCAGCGCTGGTTTATCACACCGGCAGCAGCGGTTATGTCGCTAAGCTGGCAGACCAGGCCCGGCGGCAAGGCTTACTGTTTAGTGCCGCCGGTTTACAAACTGCGAGCGGCGAACCGGTTGCCGTACCGGATGAGCAGGGTCTCTATTCACGGCTGCAGGTAAATTATGCTGAGCCGGAGTGCCGGGAAGATGAGGACAAGCTTAGCCCGGCCGGGTCAGAACAGGCAGTATTGATGTCTTTGTCAGATATACGGGGCATCTTCCATGTTCATACCTCTTATTCAGACGGGTCGGCAAGCCTGGCTGACATGGCGGCTGCAGCCAGACAGCGCGGATGGAAATATCTCGGCATTGCCGATCACAGCCGGACGGCCGTTTATGCCCGCGGCCTCAGTATTGAAACCGTTAGGGCGCAGCGGCGGGAGATTGAAGCATGGAATGCGAAGCAAGCGGGGTTTATTATTTTGGCAGGGATTGAAAGCGATATATTACCTGACGGGTCTCTTGATTATCCTGATGAAATACTGGCAGGCTTTGATTTTGTAGTGGCCTCTGTCCATTCCGCTTTTCGTCAAAGTGAAGCTGATATGACGCGGCGGATTGTGAAGGCCGTGCAAAACCGTTATGTAACTATGCTGGGGCATCCGACCGGGCGGCTATTGTTAGGCCGGAAAGGATATGCGGTTAATTTGACAGAGGTTATTCAGGCTGCTGCCCACAGCGGCACAATACTGGAGATTAATGCCAGTCCCCACCGGCTTGATCTTGATTGGCGCTGGTGCCGGCTGGCGAAGGAACAAGGGGTCTTATTTGCGATTAATCCGGATGCGCATGCGGTAAGCGAATTTGACTATATGCGTTATGGTGTGGCGGTTGCCCGCAAAGCGGGGCTGGCTGCCGGGGATATCATTAATACCCAGCCTTTTCCGGCTGTATTGCCGCTGTTGCAGCAAAAGCGTCAATAA
- a CDS encoding alpha/beta-type small acid-soluble spore protein: protein MSRSRKPVNPGAENALDRMKMEIANELGISEKVRSQGWYSMTSADCGRVGGHMVRRMIEQYESSLGGQSTTATTTSTAPTGTLTSQYDINSSN, encoded by the coding sequence ATGTCTAGAAGCAGAAAACCAGTTAATCCTGGTGCCGAAAACGCCCTTGATCGCATGAAAATGGAAATAGCCAATGAATTGGGTATTAGTGAAAAAGTCCGCAGTCAGGGATGGTATTCCATGACCTCCGCCGATTGCGGCCGGGTTGGCGGCCATATGGTTCGCCGGATGATCGAGCAATATGAATCATCACTGGGTGGCCAAAGCACAACCGCTACCACAACTTCAACTGCTCCTACCGGCACCTTGACTTCCCAATATGACATTAACAGCAGCAATTAA
- the hypA gene encoding hydrogenase maturation nickel metallochaperone HypA: MHELAIAQGILELALNTATSHGAGKITGIRVLTGELTGIVPESLEFGFAALAEGTMAAGACLSVRIVPLTGRCRDCGDERRVDKYRFICAACGSYAIEIVSGRELKVESVEVE, encoded by the coding sequence ATGCATGAGCTGGCAATCGCCCAAGGTATTCTGGAGCTGGCTCTGAACACCGCTACCAGTCATGGTGCCGGTAAAATAACAGGCATTCGGGTCTTGACAGGCGAATTGACCGGTATTGTGCCTGAGTCATTGGAGTTTGGCTTTGCAGCCCTGGCCGAGGGTACAATGGCAGCCGGTGCTTGCTTGTCTGTTCGTATTGTCCCGCTAACCGGCCGGTGTCGGGATTGTGGCGACGAGCGCCGGGTCGACAAGTACCGCTTTATTTGTGCAGCTTGTGGCTCATATGCGATTGAGATTGTATCAGGCCGGGAACTTAAAGTTGAAAGTGTGGAGGTAGAATAG